In Thauera aromatica K172, one DNA window encodes the following:
- a CDS encoding HlyD family type I secretion periplasmic adaptor subunit, producing MEKSSQQQIFEGIGEASGRLGQIGKPVSERLFARLRPASGSEDINWAADADWARLQEEPVRARSLLVLVVVVFGVLLVWAGIAEVDEVTRGAGKVIPSQQLQVVQSVDGGVVEDILVQEGQVVEAGELLLRVDPTRFVSSLRENRAQYLTLQARASRLTALTQNSGFVAPDDLAAEAPEIVAHERSLYLSSQAEVASQIAIAQEQLSQRRQELNEAVSRRDQAARALGLVQQELGVTRPLLSSGAVSEVDLIRLEREVSRFRGERDQAAAHIARVQAAIAEATQKIQEVELNARNQWRTQLSETLGKLASLTEGSRALQDRVKHAELRAPVRGTISRLLVNTVGAVVQPGKEVVEIVPLDDALILEAKVAPKDIGFLRPGQPAVVKFTAYDFAIYGGLDAVLELISADTVTDEKGNAFYVVRVRTLAPSLGDGLPVIPGMVAEVDILTGKKTILSYLLKPVLRAKANAMSER from the coding sequence ATGGAAAAATCTTCCCAGCAACAGATCTTCGAAGGCATCGGCGAAGCGTCCGGGCGCCTCGGCCAGATCGGCAAGCCGGTGTCCGAGCGGCTGTTCGCGCGCCTGCGCCCCGCTTCCGGGAGCGAGGACATCAATTGGGCAGCCGATGCCGACTGGGCCCGCCTGCAGGAAGAACCCGTGCGTGCGCGCAGCCTGCTCGTGCTCGTCGTCGTGGTGTTCGGCGTGCTGCTGGTGTGGGCGGGGATTGCCGAAGTCGACGAAGTCACCCGTGGCGCGGGCAAGGTCATTCCGTCGCAGCAGCTGCAGGTGGTGCAGTCGGTCGATGGCGGCGTGGTCGAGGACATCCTGGTCCAGGAAGGACAGGTGGTCGAGGCGGGGGAACTGCTGCTGCGGGTCGATCCCACCCGTTTCGTGTCCTCCCTGCGCGAAAACCGTGCCCAGTATCTGACCCTGCAGGCGAGAGCTTCGCGACTGACCGCGCTGACCCAGAACAGCGGATTCGTCGCGCCGGACGACCTCGCCGCCGAAGCTCCGGAGATTGTCGCCCACGAGCGCAGCCTGTACCTGTCGAGCCAGGCCGAGGTCGCCTCGCAGATCGCGATCGCCCAGGAGCAATTGTCGCAGCGCCGCCAGGAGCTGAACGAGGCGGTTTCCCGCCGTGATCAGGCCGCGCGGGCGCTCGGGCTGGTCCAGCAGGAACTGGGCGTGACCCGGCCGCTGCTCAGCTCCGGCGCGGTCTCCGAAGTCGACCTGATCCGCCTGGAGCGCGAAGTGAGCCGCTTCCGCGGCGAGCGCGACCAGGCTGCGGCGCATATCGCCCGCGTCCAGGCGGCGATCGCGGAAGCGACGCAGAAAATCCAGGAAGTCGAACTCAACGCCCGCAACCAGTGGCGCACCCAGCTTTCCGAAACGCTGGGCAAGCTCGCCAGCCTGACCGAGGGCAGCCGCGCGCTCCAGGACCGGGTCAAGCACGCCGAACTGCGGGCCCCGGTGCGCGGCACGATCTCCCGCCTGCTGGTCAATACGGTCGGGGCGGTGGTGCAGCCGGGCAAGGAAGTGGTCGAGATCGTGCCGCTCGACGACGCCCTCATCCTCGAGGCGAAGGTCGCGCCCAAGGACATCGGCTTCCTGCGCCCGGGACAGCCGGCCGTGGTGAAATTCACCGCCTACGATTTCGCCATCTACGGCGGGCTTGACGCCGTGCTGGAATTGATCAGCGCCGACACCGTGACCGACGAGAAAGGCAACGCCTTCTATGTCGTCCGGGTGCGGACGCTGGCCCCCAGCCTGGGGGACGGACTCCCCGTGATCCCGGGCATGGTCGCCGAGGTGGACATCCTCACCGGCAAGAAGACCATCCTTTCCTACCTGCTGAAGCCCGTCCTGCGGGCGAAAGCCAACGCAATGAGCGAACGATGA
- a CDS encoding type I secretion system permease/ATPase, whose product MEREAVTAAGPSVAAAGDGDSDSLLECLILVARAHGASLTRDAALAGLPLAGGGLTPALLSRAARRAGLSSRIVQHPLERLNDALLPAILLLDGNEACILVGWREDRAVARVVFPELGDAAVDMPAAELARRYLGRAIYLRPRFRFDARTPQVRASRHGHWFWSVVAENRSLYRDVLLAAFAINLFAVAMPLFVMNVYDRVVPNRAIETLWVLAAGVFVVLVAEFVLRTMRGYFIDLAGNRADVKLSAVIMERVLGMRMETRPSSVGSFAANLRAFESVRDFISSATVIAFIDLPFALLFLAVVGWIAWPLLLPFVVGIAALLLYAVAVQGKMRELSETIYRAGAQRNATLVEGLVGIEAIKTLGAEGVIQRRWEQTAALLAGVGSKLRLLSASATNASLWVQHSVSVAVIVMGIYLIGDGELSMGGLIACYLLSSRAMAPISQVASLLVHYHNASTSLSALEGLMAQEVERPDEAAFISRKTLRGGIEFRDVGFTYPGQSASVLRNVSLRIQPGEHVAILGRVGSGKTTLEKLILGLYRPTSGAVLVDGIDLRQLDPAELRRNIGYVAQDPMLFYGSLRDNLVLGAAAVEDEDVLKAARIAGLLDLVNTHPQGFDLQVGERGSLLSGGQRQAVALARALINDPPVLLFDEPTSSMDRSTEENVKHRLRSFAKGKTMIVITHRTSLLELVDRIIVVDGGRIVADGPKAHVVDALRQGRVGRGA is encoded by the coding sequence GTGGAGAGGGAGGCCGTCACCGCCGCCGGGCCTTCCGTGGCGGCGGCCGGCGATGGCGACAGCGACAGCCTGCTCGAATGTCTGATCCTGGTGGCGCGCGCGCATGGCGCAAGCCTGACGCGGGATGCCGCGCTCGCCGGCTTGCCGCTTGCCGGCGGCGGGCTCACACCCGCGCTGCTTTCGCGCGCTGCGCGGCGCGCCGGCCTGTCGAGCCGGATCGTGCAGCATCCCCTGGAGCGTCTGAACGACGCCTTGTTGCCGGCGATCCTGCTCCTCGACGGCAACGAGGCCTGCATTCTCGTCGGCTGGCGGGAGGACCGGGCCGTCGCCCGGGTGGTGTTCCCCGAACTGGGTGACGCGGCCGTCGACATGCCGGCGGCGGAACTTGCGCGGCGCTATCTCGGGCGGGCGATCTACCTGCGGCCCCGGTTCCGCTTCGATGCGCGCACGCCGCAGGTGCGCGCTTCCCGCCACGGGCACTGGTTCTGGAGCGTGGTCGCGGAGAACCGTTCGCTCTACCGGGATGTCCTGCTGGCGGCGTTCGCGATCAACCTGTTCGCCGTCGCGATGCCCCTGTTCGTCATGAACGTGTATGACCGTGTGGTGCCGAACCGCGCCATCGAGACGCTGTGGGTGCTCGCCGCGGGCGTGTTCGTCGTGCTCGTGGCCGAGTTCGTCCTGCGGACGATGCGGGGGTATTTCATCGACCTCGCCGGCAACCGTGCCGATGTCAAGCTGTCGGCCGTGATCATGGAGCGGGTGCTGGGAATGCGGATGGAGACCCGCCCGTCTTCGGTCGGCTCCTTCGCCGCCAATCTGCGTGCCTTCGAGTCGGTGCGCGACTTCATCAGCTCGGCGACGGTGATCGCCTTCATCGACCTGCCTTTTGCGCTGCTCTTCCTCGCCGTGGTGGGCTGGATCGCCTGGCCCTTGCTGCTGCCGTTCGTGGTGGGCATCGCCGCCCTGTTGCTCTACGCGGTGGCGGTGCAGGGCAAGATGCGCGAGCTGTCCGAAACCATCTACCGTGCCGGGGCGCAGCGCAATGCGACCCTGGTCGAGGGGCTGGTCGGGATCGAGGCGATCAAGACGCTGGGGGCGGAAGGGGTGATCCAGCGGCGCTGGGAACAGACCGCGGCGCTGCTGGCGGGGGTCGGCTCGAAACTGCGCCTGCTGTCGGCATCGGCGACCAATGCTTCGCTGTGGGTGCAGCACAGCGTGAGTGTGGCGGTGATCGTGATGGGGATCTATCTGATCGGTGACGGCGAGCTCTCGATGGGCGGCTTGATCGCCTGCTATCTGCTGTCGTCGAGGGCGATGGCGCCGATCAGCCAGGTCGCCAGCCTGCTGGTGCATTACCACAACGCGTCGACCTCGCTGAGTGCGCTCGAAGGCCTGATGGCGCAGGAGGTCGAGCGTCCGGACGAAGCCGCCTTCATCAGCCGCAAGACGCTGCGCGGCGGGATCGAATTCCGCGACGTCGGCTTCACCTATCCGGGGCAGTCGGCGAGCGTGCTGCGCAACGTGTCTCTGCGCATCCAGCCGGGCGAACACGTCGCCATCCTCGGTCGGGTCGGATCGGGCAAGACGACGCTCGAAAAGCTCATCCTCGGGCTGTACCGGCCCACTTCCGGGGCGGTGCTGGTCGATGGCATCGACCTGAGGCAGCTCGACCCGGCGGAGCTGCGGCGCAATATCGGCTATGTCGCCCAGGACCCGATGCTGTTCTACGGCAGCTTGCGCGACAACCTCGTCCTCGGGGCGGCGGCGGTCGAGGACGAGGACGTCCTCAAGGCCGCACGCATCGCCGGCCTCCTCGACCTGGTCAATACGCACCCGCAGGGCTTCGATCTGCAGGTCGGCGAGCGCGGCAGCCTGCTCTCGGGCGGCCAGCGCCAGGCGGTGGCGTTGGCGCGGGCGCTGATCAACGATCCGCCGGTGCTGCTGTTCGACGAGCCGACTTCGTCGATGGACCGCTCCACCGAGGAGAACGTCAAGCACCGCCTGCGCAGCTTCGCCAAGGGCAAGACCATGATCGTGATCACCCACCGGACTTCCCTGCTCGAACTGGTCGACCGGATCATCGTCGTCGATGGTGGCAGGATCGTCGCCGACGGGCCCAAGGCGCATGTCGTCGACGCGCTTCGCCAGGGCCGGGTCGGGCGAGGCGCGTGA
- a CDS encoding DUF3299 domain-containing protein: MIEGKVLRAVFGAIAAVLLSAAPLPAAAQTAGGDYRVGDRLASPAKSGKAAAYREISWDDLIPADWNPERFLAELDLDTLEDNDPRASEAMRRMREEWDRAPVVERLSGARVRIPGFVVALEGDGGAIREFLLVPYFGACVHVPPPPANQLIHVVPAKPLPADWNMMPVWVNGVMAIGRVDSEMGRAGYQLRAVAVEEYKEPLPR, from the coding sequence ATGATCGAAGGGAAAGTCCTGCGCGCCGTTTTCGGCGCTATCGCCGCCGTGCTGCTGAGCGCTGCGCCGTTGCCGGCCGCGGCGCAGACCGCTGGCGGCGACTACCGCGTTGGCGACCGTCTGGCGTCACCGGCGAAGTCTGGCAAGGCCGCCGCCTACCGCGAGATCAGCTGGGACGACCTGATCCCGGCGGACTGGAACCCGGAGCGCTTCCTTGCCGAACTCGACCTCGACACTCTCGAGGACAACGACCCGCGCGCCTCCGAAGCGATGCGGCGCATGCGCGAGGAATGGGACCGGGCGCCGGTGGTCGAGCGCCTGAGCGGGGCGCGGGTCCGCATCCCGGGTTTCGTCGTGGCGCTCGAGGGCGACGGCGGTGCGATCCGCGAATTCCTTCTCGTGCCCTATTTCGGCGCCTGCGTGCACGTGCCGCCGCCGCCGGCGAACCAGCTCATCCACGTAGTCCCCGCCAAACCGCTGCCGGCCGACTGGAACATGATGCCGGTGTGGGTCAATGGGGTGATGGCGATCGGGCGGGTCGATTCCGAGATGGGGCGTGCCGGCTACCAGCTGCGCGCCGTCGCCGTCGAGGAGTACAAGGAGCCGTTGCCGCGCTGA
- a CDS encoding ABC transporter permease yields the protein MTPVWHLSLASIANRRLAALLTVLAVALSVALLLGVERVRNDARAGFAQTLSGTDLVVGARTGAVQLLLYSVFHIGDATNNVSWASIEEVAALPQVAWLVPIALGDSHRGHRVVGTTAAFFEHYRYGERRALRFAAGRAFAGMPGGLFEVVLGAEVAARFGYRVGERIVLNHGSTGGVGGPAFAEHGDKPFTVVGVLARSGTPVDRALLVGLEGLEAIHVDWQGGAPIPGVKIGPEHVRKFDLAPKSVTAALLGLDSRTAVFRVQRRINAYPGEPLSAILPGATLQELWSLVGMAEKALLAVSALVVMVGLAGLVAVVVASLGERRRELAILRALGAGPGQVFALLAVESLLLALAGCVLGLALLYGAGALAAPWLSARHGLQLSLGLPSAGEWGLLAAVLGASLLASLVPALRAYRYSLADGMTIRI from the coding sequence ATGACGCCGGTCTGGCACCTGAGCCTGGCGAGCATCGCCAACCGCCGCCTCGCGGCGCTGCTCACCGTGCTTGCGGTGGCCTTGTCGGTGGCCCTGCTGCTCGGCGTGGAACGGGTGCGCAACGATGCGCGCGCCGGGTTCGCCCAGACCCTGTCCGGTACCGACCTGGTGGTGGGCGCACGCACGGGGGCGGTGCAGTTGCTGCTGTATTCGGTGTTCCACATCGGCGACGCGACCAACAACGTCTCGTGGGCGAGCATCGAGGAGGTCGCCGCGCTGCCGCAGGTTGCATGGCTGGTGCCGATCGCGCTCGGCGATTCGCACCGCGGCCACCGCGTGGTCGGTACGACGGCGGCTTTCTTCGAGCATTACCGCTACGGCGAGCGGCGTGCGCTGCGCTTTGCCGCCGGGCGCGCTTTCGCCGGCATGCCCGGGGGGCTGTTCGAAGTGGTGCTCGGCGCCGAGGTCGCGGCCCGCTTCGGCTACCGTGTCGGTGAGCGGATCGTGCTCAACCACGGCAGCACCGGCGGCGTGGGCGGGCCTGCATTCGCCGAGCATGGCGACAAGCCGTTCACCGTGGTCGGGGTGCTGGCACGCAGCGGCACTCCGGTCGATCGTGCGCTGCTGGTCGGGCTGGAGGGCCTCGAGGCGATCCATGTCGACTGGCAGGGCGGGGCGCCGATCCCGGGGGTGAAGATCGGCCCCGAGCATGTGCGCAAGTTCGATCTGGCGCCGAAGTCGGTCACCGCGGCGCTGCTCGGGCTGGACAGCCGCACCGCGGTGTTCCGCGTGCAGCGCCGGATCAACGCGTACCCCGGGGAGCCGCTCAGCGCGATCCTGCCCGGGGCGACGCTGCAGGAGCTGTGGAGCCTGGTGGGGATGGCAGAGAAGGCCCTTCTCGCCGTTTCCGCGCTGGTGGTGATGGTGGGGCTGGCCGGCCTGGTGGCGGTGGTCGTCGCCAGCTTGGGTGAGCGCCGGCGCGAGCTTGCGATCCTGCGCGCACTCGGGGCCGGTCCGGGGCAGGTTTTCGCGCTGCTGGCGGTGGAGAGCCTGTTGCTCGCGCTCGCCGGCTGCGTGCTCGGCCTGGCGCTGCTGTATGGTGCGGGGGCGCTCGCCGCGCCCTGGCTGAGTGCGCGCCACGGCCTGCAGCTGTCGCTGGGCTTGCCCTCCGCCGGGGAGTGGGGCCTGCTCGCCGCGGTGCTGGGCGCGAGTCTGCTGGCGAGCCTGGTGCCGGCGCTACGGGCGTACCGCTATTCGCTCGCCGACGGCATGACGATACGGATCTGA
- a CDS encoding ATP-binding cassette domain-containing protein, with translation MTLNAVGEPDAAAVELRGLRYRWPGVRHDCLAIDAFVLAAAERVFLRGPSGSGKSTLLSLIGGVVAQQAGELRVAGTALASLGAAARDRFRADHIGFIFQLFNLLPYLSARDNILLACRFSAQRRARLEAAGTTPAAELARLAQHLDLAPAVLARPAAALSVGQQQRVAAARALLGRPGLIVADEPTSALDADRQQAFLDLLLRECAAAGAALLFVSHDARLACHFDRVVDLAELNRADVEAQA, from the coding sequence GTGACCTTGAACGCGGTGGGCGAACCCGATGCCGCTGCGGTCGAGTTGCGCGGGCTGCGCTACCGCTGGCCCGGTGTGCGCCACGACTGCCTGGCGATCGACGCCTTCGTCCTGGCAGCAGCGGAGCGGGTGTTCCTGCGCGGCCCCAGCGGCAGCGGCAAGAGCACGCTGCTGTCCCTGATCGGCGGCGTGGTCGCGCAGCAGGCGGGCGAGCTGCGCGTCGCCGGGACGGCGCTGGCCTCGCTCGGGGCGGCGGCGCGCGACCGCTTCCGGGCCGACCATATCGGTTTCATCTTCCAGCTCTTCAACCTCCTTCCTTATCTGTCGGCGCGCGACAATATCCTGCTTGCCTGCCGTTTTTCCGCGCAGCGGCGCGCGCGCCTGGAGGCGGCGGGGACGACACCGGCCGCCGAGCTGGCGCGCCTGGCGCAGCACCTCGACCTGGCGCCTGCGGTGCTGGCGCGGCCCGCCGCCGCCCTTTCGGTCGGCCAGCAGCAGCGGGTGGCGGCGGCGCGCGCGCTGCTCGGCCGCCCCGGGCTGATCGTCGCCGACGAGCCGACTTCCGCCCTCGATGCCGATCGCCAGCAGGCTTTCCTCGATCTGCTGCTGCGCGAATGCGCGGCGGCGGGAGCAGCGCTGCTCTTCGTCAGCCATGATGCCCGCCTCGCCTGCCACTTCGACCGGGTGGTCGATCTGGCCGAGTTGAACCGGGCGGATGTGGAGGCGCAGGCATGA
- a CDS encoding Fur family transcriptional regulator, producing the protein MPKQRHAPSSAPPQSARGLIAAHGGRVTRTRVALIETLQASAHPLSHDEIGAALAALDIAHDRVTLYRALDWLVEQGIARRIAGGERAWRFEIARHGDHRHAHFHCERCGQILCLEDIAAESSPNLPAGFELERAELVLHGACAECGRRGSGAVAR; encoded by the coding sequence ATGCCCAAGCAACGACACGCTCCGTCCAGCGCACCGCCACAGTCCGCCCGCGGGCTCATCGCGGCCCACGGCGGCCGTGTCACCCGCACCCGGGTGGCGCTGATCGAGACCCTGCAGGCCAGCGCCCATCCCTTGTCGCACGACGAAATCGGCGCCGCGCTGGCGGCGCTCGACATCGCCCACGACCGCGTCACGCTCTATCGCGCGCTCGACTGGCTGGTCGAGCAGGGCATCGCCCGCCGCATCGCCGGCGGCGAGCGCGCCTGGCGCTTCGAGATCGCCCGCCACGGCGACCATCGCCACGCCCACTTCCATTGCGAGCGCTGCGGCCAGATCCTGTGCCTGGAGGACATCGCGGCCGAATCCAGCCCGAACCTGCCCGCCGGCTTCGAACTCGAACGCGCGGAGCTGGTGCTGCACGGCGCCTGCGCCGAGTGCGGCCGCCGGGGCTCCGGGGCGGTGGCCCGATGA
- a CDS encoding metal ABC transporter ATP-binding protein: protein MIRFDNLTLGYDRHPAVHHLSGDIPAGALVAVVGPNGAGKSTLLKGLAGELRPIGGRVLLPELPPGGLAYMPQCGDIDPSFPVSVFDVVAMGLWHEIGAFGALSRSQRQRVRDALATVGLSGFETRPIGSLSGGQLQRARFARLILQDAPLILLDEPFAAIDSRTVEDLVGLILGWHAEGRTILTVVHDLEQVRRHFPTALLLSREPVAFGPTAEVLTPALLARARRLSEAFDEDAPECHIEPAPALGAMPAAPSHPGSHPGHRHSH, encoded by the coding sequence ATGATCCGCTTCGACAACCTCACCCTGGGCTACGACCGCCATCCCGCGGTGCACCACCTCAGCGGCGACATTCCCGCCGGCGCGCTGGTCGCCGTAGTCGGCCCCAACGGCGCCGGCAAGTCGACGCTGCTCAAGGGCCTGGCCGGCGAGCTGCGCCCGATCGGCGGGCGCGTCCTGCTGCCCGAGCTGCCGCCCGGCGGGCTGGCCTACATGCCGCAATGCGGCGACATCGACCCGAGCTTTCCCGTGTCGGTGTTCGACGTCGTCGCCATGGGCCTGTGGCACGAGATCGGCGCCTTCGGCGCGCTCTCCCGCAGCCAGCGCCAGCGCGTGCGCGACGCCCTCGCCACGGTCGGGCTGTCGGGCTTCGAGACCCGGCCGATCGGCTCCCTGTCCGGCGGCCAGCTGCAGCGCGCGCGCTTTGCCCGGCTGATCCTGCAGGACGCCCCGCTGATCCTGCTCGACGAACCGTTCGCCGCAATCGACAGCCGCACCGTCGAAGACCTGGTCGGGCTGATCCTGGGCTGGCACGCCGAAGGCCGCACCATCCTCACCGTCGTGCACGACCTCGAACAGGTGCGCCGCCACTTCCCCACCGCGCTGCTGCTGTCGCGCGAGCCGGTGGCCTTCGGCCCCACCGCCGAGGTCCTGACCCCCGCGCTGCTGGCGCGGGCGCGCCGCCTGTCGGAAGCCTTCGACGAAGACGCGCCGGAATGTCACATCGAGCCGGCGCCCGCGCTGGGCGCGATGCCCGCCGCGCCGTCCCATCCCGGGTCGCACCCCGGCCATCGACATTCCCACTGA
- a CDS encoding metal ABC transporter permease → MTELLLDPFTEFAFMRRALAGCLALALGATPVGVFLLLRRMSLMGDAMSHAILPGAALGYLAFGLSLGAMTAGGIVAGLVVVLAAGVVTRTSILKEDASLAAFYLLSLAAGVMIVSLRGRNLDLLHVLFGSVLALDDASLLLIAGIASVTVVCLAVLFRPLVLECFDPAFLRGVSRWSPVAHYGFLVLVVINLVSGFHALGTLMAVGIMILPAAAARLWTRGLPMLLLLAATFAFGSGAAGLLLSFHIDVPAGPAIVLVCGVVYFVSLLAAPGGILAGRLPVRHHLES, encoded by the coding sequence GTGACCGAACTCCTCCTCGATCCTTTCACCGAATTCGCCTTCATGCGCCGCGCGCTGGCCGGCTGCCTGGCCCTGGCCCTGGGCGCCACCCCGGTCGGGGTGTTCCTGCTGCTGCGCCGGATGAGCCTGATGGGCGACGCGATGAGCCATGCGATCCTGCCCGGCGCCGCCCTCGGCTACCTCGCCTTCGGCCTCTCGCTGGGAGCGATGACGGCGGGCGGCATCGTCGCCGGTCTGGTCGTGGTGCTCGCCGCCGGCGTGGTGACACGAACCTCGATCCTGAAGGAAGACGCCAGCCTCGCCGCTTTCTACTTATTGTCGCTCGCCGCCGGAGTGATGATCGTGTCGCTGCGCGGGCGCAATCTCGACCTCCTCCACGTCCTGTTCGGCTCGGTGCTGGCGCTCGACGACGCCTCGCTGCTGCTGATCGCCGGCATCGCCAGCGTCACCGTGGTCTGCCTCGCCGTGCTGTTCCGCCCGCTGGTGCTGGAGTGCTTCGACCCCGCCTTCCTGCGCGGCGTCAGCCGCTGGTCGCCGGTGGCGCACTACGGCTTCCTGGTGCTGGTGGTGATCAACCTGGTGAGCGGCTTTCACGCTCTGGGCACGCTGATGGCGGTAGGCATCATGATCCTGCCCGCCGCCGCCGCCCGGCTGTGGACGCGCGGCCTGCCGATGCTGCTCCTGCTCGCGGCCACGTTCGCCTTCGGCAGCGGCGCGGCCGGGCTGCTGCTGTCCTTTCATATCGACGTGCCGGCCGGCCCGGCGATCGTGCTGGTATGCGGCGTGGTGTATTTCGTCTCGCTGCTCGCCGCCCCCGGCGGCATCCTCGCCGGCCGCCTGCCGGTACGCCACCACCTCGAATCCTGA
- a CDS encoding metal ABC transporter solute-binding protein, Zn/Mn family — MTFSTSAHFPPCFKRLHNLLRRASALAILATAAALLLPAAAAQPLQVTASFSILGDFVRQVGGERVALRTLVGADEDAHAFQPRPSDAREIGASALVVVNGLGFDDWTVRLARSGGYRGTVVVASEGVATLEMADEHGHQAHAGGHRHGSGGSRAVDPHAWQDVANAQRYVANIAAALAAVDPDGADLYRANAERYRAELAALDAEIRRTFSALPADRRKVVSSHDAFAYFGRAYGIRFLSPVGVSNNAEPTAQGVARLIRQLKAENIPAVFIENVADARLIERIRSESGARVGGTLYSDALSAAAGPAPSYAAMMRTNLETIRDALAPPR, encoded by the coding sequence ATGACTTTCTCCACTTCTGCTCATTTCCCCCCCTGCTTCAAGCGCCTGCACAACTTGCTTCGCCGCGCGTCCGCCCTGGCCATCCTGGCGACCGCGGCCGCCCTTCTCCTGCCCGCCGCCGCTGCGCAGCCGCTGCAGGTCACCGCCAGCTTCAGCATCCTCGGCGATTTCGTCCGCCAGGTCGGCGGCGAGCGCGTCGCCCTGCGCACCCTGGTCGGCGCCGACGAGGATGCCCATGCCTTCCAGCCCCGCCCTTCGGACGCACGCGAGATCGGCGCCTCGGCGCTGGTGGTGGTCAACGGCCTCGGCTTCGATGACTGGACGGTGCGCCTGGCACGCTCGGGCGGCTACCGCGGGACCGTGGTGGTGGCGAGCGAAGGCGTGGCCACGCTCGAAATGGCCGACGAACACGGCCACCAGGCGCATGCCGGCGGCCACCGCCACGGCAGCGGGGGCAGCCGCGCGGTCGACCCTCACGCCTGGCAGGACGTCGCCAACGCCCAGCGCTACGTCGCCAACATCGCCGCCGCGCTCGCCGCCGTCGACCCGGATGGGGCCGATCTCTACCGCGCCAACGCGGAACGTTACCGCGCCGAACTGGCGGCGCTCGACGCCGAGATCCGCCGCACCTTCAGCGCCCTGCCTGCCGATCGGCGCAAGGTGGTGAGCTCGCACGACGCCTTTGCCTACTTCGGCCGCGCCTACGGCATCCGCTTCCTCTCCCCGGTCGGAGTCTCGAACAACGCCGAACCCACCGCGCAGGGCGTCGCCCGCCTGATCCGCCAGCTCAAGGCCGAGAACATTCCCGCGGTGTTCATCGAGAACGTCGCCGACGCCCGCCTGATCGAGCGCATCCGCAGCGAAAGCGGCGCCCGTGTCGGCGGCACGCTGTACTCCGACGCGCTGTCCGCCGCCGCCGGCCCGGCGCCGTCCTACGCCGCGATGATGCGCACCAACCTCGAGACGATCCGCGACGCCCTCGCCCCGCCCCGCTGA
- a CDS encoding sulfite exporter TauE/SafE family protein: MELDLWWLAYPLLGVVVGFFAGLLGVGGGGIMVPILTSLFLAQDFPRDQVVHMALGTSMAAIVLTAVSSLRAHHAHAAVRWDVVRAIAPGILFGTFGATFIAARVDTVPLAIFFAAFMAYVAVQMLLGIKPRPSRNLPGALGMSAAGVGIGGVSALVAIGGGSLSVPFLTWCNVKVHHAIGTSAAIGLPIAFAGTVGYLVNGWGAPGTPALTLGFIYLPALVLVSAVSMFFAPLGARLAHRLPVAMLRKVFAGVLVALCAKMLHSLFA; this comes from the coding sequence GGTGGTGGTGGGCTTTTTTGCCGGCCTGCTCGGCGTGGGCGGCGGCGGCATCATGGTGCCGATCCTGACCAGCCTGTTCCTCGCCCAGGATTTTCCGCGCGACCAGGTCGTGCATATGGCGCTCGGTACTTCGATGGCGGCGATCGTGCTGACCGCGGTTTCCAGCCTGCGCGCGCACCATGCGCACGCTGCGGTGCGTTGGGATGTGGTGCGTGCGATCGCCCCCGGGATCCTGTTCGGGACCTTCGGCGCGACCTTCATCGCGGCGCGCGTCGATACCGTGCCGCTGGCGATCTTCTTTGCCGCCTTCATGGCCTACGTCGCCGTGCAGATGCTGCTCGGGATCAAGCCCAGGCCCAGCCGCAACCTGCCCGGTGCGCTCGGCATGAGCGCTGCCGGGGTGGGAATCGGCGGGGTGTCGGCGCTGGTGGCGATCGGCGGCGGTTCGTTGTCGGTGCCGTTCCTGACCTGGTGCAACGTCAAGGTCCATCACGCGATCGGCACTTCGGCCGCGATCGGGTTGCCGATCGCGTTCGCCGGCACCGTGGGGTATCTGGTCAATGGCTGGGGCGCACCCGGCACGCCTGCACTGACCCTGGGCTTCATCTACCTGCCGGCGCTGGTGCTGGTGTCGGCGGTGAGCATGTTCTTCGCCCCGCTCGGCGCGCGCCTGGCGCATCGCCTGCCGGTGGCGATGCTGCGGAAGGTGTTCGCCGGGGTGCTGGTGGCGCTGTGCGCGAAGATGCTGCACAGCCTGTTCGCCTGA